Proteins from a genomic interval of Symmachiella macrocystis:
- a CDS encoding DeoR family transcriptional regulator codes for MNWDLMRLGTYPSDQLEEYGVDADRFKSWIGNPPNFLEFNLCDVVTLSIAVCSMLLNEVTARPTRMTTEPTGDAQSTPNEDETDATRTVVDPEPFESGRIVFFEDRVELCGVDICSGRRSTRKRQVLDLLKLQTGHQFIAYSGSKLAAEMSLDSSNSAAAVIRDLRKNIKELLFKQANLVCETNDVILSGGPGYRFSMKLSVHDGDEETGYGHDSRTTDDSVGSVGESLVVSVGDVGNSDVGNVGGQSEGTTARRRRQILALFVNGREVTSADVAQHFKCSTRTAERDLRAMTHAGKVEPAGSTRTGRYRLNPAIRNDE; via the coding sequence ATGAACTGGGATTTGATGCGACTTGGAACCTACCCATCAGACCAATTGGAAGAGTACGGCGTTGATGCAGATCGATTCAAATCGTGGATTGGGAATCCTCCTAACTTTTTGGAATTCAATCTTTGCGACGTTGTGACATTGTCAATCGCTGTATGCAGCATGTTGCTGAACGAGGTAACCGCTCGACCAACCCGGATGACCACCGAGCCAACAGGTGATGCCCAGTCGACCCCGAACGAAGACGAAACAGACGCTACCCGAACTGTCGTTGATCCAGAGCCATTCGAGAGTGGTCGGATAGTGTTCTTTGAGGATCGAGTGGAACTGTGCGGCGTCGATATTTGTAGCGGCCGTCGTTCTACAAGGAAACGACAGGTCCTTGATCTGCTGAAACTGCAAACCGGGCATCAATTCATCGCTTACAGCGGTAGTAAGCTTGCGGCGGAGATGAGTCTCGATTCATCAAACAGCGCTGCTGCGGTAATCCGAGACCTGCGGAAAAATATAAAAGAATTGCTGTTCAAACAGGCAAACCTTGTATGCGAAACCAACGACGTAATTTTAAGCGGCGGGCCGGGGTATCGTTTTTCAATGAAACTAAGTGTCCACGACGGTGATGAGGAGACCGGTTACGGACATGACAGTCGAACGACTGACGACAGTGTCGGAAGTGTCGGTGAATCGCTTGTCGTTAGTGTCGGTGATGTCGGAAATTCGGATGTCGGAAATGTCGGTGGTCAATCCGAGGGCACAACTGCTAGGCGCCGACGGCAGATTCTCGCTTTATTTGTCAACGGGCGCGAGGTTACGTCGGCAGACGTAGCACAGCATTTCAAATGCTCGACGAGGACCGCTGAGAGGGATTTGAGAGCAATGACGCATGCGGGCAAGGTTGAACCCGCGGGATCGACTCGAACCGGACGTTATCGATTGAATCCGGCAATACGAAACGACGAGTAA
- a CDS encoding PSD1 and planctomycete cytochrome C domain-containing protein translates to MLSTLRLLIVITLFILFQRPLCAADDLLDGSHWKRDGFAVARYEISGTGSRNNPLRRKLSAPFAGDELFVRFRIRYDADSIDTPEQDNGEFFVLWLDSAEGSDTTTHSGDVPNLGLHVSKGENRFMVRYSSGREKFGPALEGNREFLIVGRLWKSVSGDDEPFDRFDLWVDPNGDEEFKPSASTNSQKSITTVNWIGFSTGAKTEAGDQIEVWDVDLAATWESILNLPPKKKSVPTPPAVVQRTVNFDTHVLPLLKSRCFDCHSGDEPESGVRLDLVDEVLNQTVVGNAAKSRLFEVVEHGEMPPEDEPLDADEKAILKAWIDEGLDWNEKLLPTPPPVTDHWAFQKIHRPNVPDVKNQQWVRTPVDAFIAHRHEELGLTPAPEADAQTLKRRLSLDLTGLPPSGNKQTVDYYLASPAYGARWGRHWLDIVRWAESNGHQHNRNRPHAWRYRDWVVDAFNDDKPFDRFVLEQIAGDELEPTSDESVIATGFLAAARYSGNELDKSIQRNDILVDVANTTAQVFLGLTMECAQCHSHKFDPVSIRDYYRFQAFFAQGQPENVIIAEDETVRALIDEYWQIFDSVHDRIVNVRRKQGHPEPIYVTPTSVINGMRKSEKARFQELRKTLSEFPQTWGYYAPSTSERPPLVAPLNMRWPLPRIDGDSPVIETAILLRGDVQSRGPIVQPGWPALFGPMPDQSEKPRSQLAAWMTDPANPLTARVWVNRLWQWHFGRGLVETSSDFGTQGSKPTHPELLDFLASELIDSGWSTKHIHRLIVDSATYRQSSQFQPHNSETDPDNNMLWRWLPRRLEAEAIRDSILAVSGCLDAETGGPSDTGQSKRRSLYRHQKRGALPVQQILFDGADGITVCSHRRVSTSALQPLWLLNSHFVQENATAFAQRAKSVENAFHLALGRKPTAVELTDLKALAEQADLHSACLAILNCSEFLYIP, encoded by the coding sequence ATGCTTAGTACACTCCGGTTGCTCATCGTAATCACGTTATTCATTTTATTTCAGCGCCCCTTATGCGCCGCCGATGATTTACTGGACGGCTCCCACTGGAAGCGTGATGGCTTTGCCGTCGCTCGATACGAAATTAGCGGCACGGGAAGCAGGAACAATCCGCTGCGGCGGAAATTAAGCGCCCCGTTTGCGGGCGATGAACTATTCGTTCGATTTCGTATTCGTTATGACGCTGATTCCATCGACACTCCGGAGCAGGACAACGGCGAATTCTTCGTGTTGTGGTTGGACAGTGCGGAAGGGAGTGACACGACGACACATAGTGGTGACGTGCCGAACTTGGGGCTTCATGTCTCAAAAGGCGAGAACCGGTTCATGGTCCGGTATTCGTCGGGGCGGGAAAAATTTGGGCCTGCGCTAGAAGGCAATCGCGAATTTCTGATTGTCGGGCGGCTTTGGAAATCGGTGTCCGGGGACGATGAACCATTTGACCGCTTTGATCTCTGGGTGGATCCTAATGGCGACGAAGAATTCAAACCCAGTGCATCAACAAACAGCCAGAAGTCAATCACGACTGTGAATTGGATTGGTTTCTCGACCGGCGCAAAAACAGAAGCGGGCGATCAGATCGAAGTGTGGGACGTCGATCTCGCTGCAACATGGGAATCGATTCTCAACCTTCCGCCGAAAAAGAAATCGGTCCCGACACCACCAGCGGTTGTTCAACGGACTGTCAATTTTGATACCCACGTACTGCCATTGCTCAAATCCCGCTGTTTCGACTGTCACTCTGGTGACGAGCCGGAATCGGGTGTGCGTCTCGATCTGGTTGATGAAGTGTTGAACCAAACTGTAGTCGGCAACGCTGCGAAGAGTCGTCTGTTTGAAGTCGTGGAACATGGCGAGATGCCGCCGGAGGACGAACCGCTCGATGCCGATGAAAAAGCGATTCTGAAGGCATGGATTGACGAGGGTTTGGATTGGAATGAAAAGCTGCTGCCCACGCCGCCCCCAGTGACCGATCATTGGGCGTTTCAAAAGATCCACCGGCCCAACGTGCCGGATGTTAAGAACCAGCAATGGGTCCGGACGCCAGTCGACGCCTTTATCGCCCATCGGCATGAAGAATTGGGGCTGACACCGGCGCCGGAGGCGGACGCGCAAACATTGAAGCGTCGACTTTCGCTCGACCTAACGGGTCTACCACCGTCTGGCAACAAACAAACGGTGGATTATTACCTCGCCAGTCCCGCATACGGAGCCCGTTGGGGGCGACATTGGTTGGACATCGTGCGCTGGGCAGAAAGCAATGGGCATCAACACAACCGCAATCGGCCACATGCTTGGCGATATCGCGATTGGGTCGTCGACGCGTTTAATGATGACAAACCCTTTGACCGCTTTGTACTCGAACAGATTGCCGGTGACGAATTGGAACCGACGTCCGACGAAAGTGTGATCGCCACCGGCTTTTTGGCGGCGGCACGCTACAGCGGCAATGAATTGGACAAGTCGATTCAACGCAACGACATTTTAGTCGACGTAGCCAATACGACAGCGCAAGTGTTCCTGGGACTAACTATGGAATGCGCACAATGTCACAGTCACAAGTTCGATCCAGTTTCAATTCGGGATTACTACCGTTTCCAAGCGTTTTTTGCACAAGGTCAACCTGAAAACGTCATCATCGCTGAAGATGAAACGGTCCGCGCGTTGATCGACGAGTATTGGCAAATTTTCGATAGTGTCCACGACCGCATCGTGAATGTTCGACGCAAACAGGGACATCCTGAGCCGATCTATGTCACGCCCACAAGTGTCATCAATGGAATGCGCAAGAGCGAAAAGGCCCGTTTTCAGGAATTGCGGAAGACCCTTTCCGAATTTCCCCAAACATGGGGGTACTATGCGCCCTCCACCTCGGAGCGCCCCCCACTGGTCGCACCACTCAACATGCGCTGGCCGCTCCCACGTATCGACGGAGATTCGCCGGTTATAGAGACGGCCATTTTGTTACGGGGGGACGTGCAGTCACGCGGCCCGATTGTGCAACCCGGCTGGCCGGCGTTGTTCGGTCCCATGCCCGACCAATCAGAGAAACCCAGATCACAGTTGGCAGCGTGGATGACCGACCCCGCGAATCCATTAACCGCCAGGGTCTGGGTGAATCGTCTCTGGCAATGGCATTTCGGTCGTGGATTGGTCGAAACGAGCTCAGATTTCGGGACACAAGGAAGCAAACCGACCCATCCGGAATTGCTGGACTTCTTGGCAAGCGAATTAATTGATAGCGGCTGGAGCACCAAACACATTCACCGGTTGATCGTCGATTCGGCAACGTATCGTCAATCCTCACAGTTCCAACCACATAATTCTGAAACCGATCCTGACAACAACATGCTGTGGCGGTGGCTGCCTCGGCGGTTAGAAGCGGAAGCGATTCGCGATTCCATCCTGGCCGTATCGGGCTGTCTGGACGCTGAAACGGGTGGTCCCAGCGATACCGGACAATCCAAGCGACGCAGTCTGTATAGACATCAAAAACGTGGCGCTCTGCCGGTCCAACAGATACTTTTCGACGGGGCCGATGGAATTACCGTTTGCTCTCATCGCCGCGTCTCCACTTCCGCGTTGCAACCCTTGTGGTTGCTCAATAGTCACTTCGTCCAAGAAAACGCGACTGCATTTGCCCAGCGGGCGAAATCAGTGGAAAATGCCTTTCATCTGGCATTGGGGCGAAAACCAACTGCTGTGGAATTAACGGACCTCAAGGCTCTGGCTGAGCAGGCCGATTTGCACAGCGCGTGTCTAGCGATATTAAACTGCAGCGAGTTTCTTTATATCCCATGA
- a CDS encoding DUF1501 domain-containing protein has translation MITRRNVLTATGCSAMTLALRALMADETPPTMPVQAPHRPPRARSVISLFMSGGPSQVDTFDPKPELAALAGKDVPESIAKTVPKIKRAGLKNLMASPWAFHRHGQSGLPISELFPNIAKHADDLCVIRSMTHRNPIHGPGECVALTGDATGHRPSLGAWSLYGLGTANRQLPAYITMNLHTDGMQHPQAAGWSSGFLPARFQATVVDPNQGIQNIEMPEGVGNERRRQELSVIRKLNRRFMDSIGQHSELEARIRSYETAFLMQTSAPELFDIDSETMETMQLYGLGDDATSTVGRGCLLARRMVERGVRFVQIRVGGWDAHGNIAGNHKRMAKRTDQPIGGLLQDLKRRGLLDSTLVVWGGEFGRTPTMEGRGKGRDHSPAAYSVWLAGGGVTGGKIIGETDPIGYVVTQRPVKPTDLHATILSATGLDSDRLIFDHHGLKETPLGVTGGGVVQEVFS, from the coding sequence ATGATTACACGTCGAAATGTGTTAACGGCCACCGGCTGCTCAGCCATGACCTTGGCATTACGTGCATTGATGGCCGACGAAACTCCTCCCACGATGCCGGTACAGGCACCGCATCGCCCGCCGCGAGCGCGCAGCGTGATTTCATTATTCATGTCGGGGGGACCTAGCCAAGTCGATACCTTCGACCCCAAACCAGAACTGGCCGCACTGGCAGGCAAGGATGTGCCAGAGTCGATCGCTAAGACCGTTCCGAAAATCAAACGCGCCGGTTTGAAAAACTTGATGGCCTCTCCCTGGGCATTTCATCGTCATGGACAAAGCGGACTGCCGATTTCGGAATTGTTCCCAAACATCGCCAAGCACGCGGATGACTTGTGCGTGATTCGCTCCATGACCCATCGCAATCCGATTCACGGTCCAGGCGAGTGCGTTGCACTGACCGGGGACGCAACGGGGCACAGGCCAAGTTTGGGCGCCTGGTCATTGTACGGCCTGGGAACCGCCAACCGGCAATTGCCCGCATACATCACGATGAATCTACACACCGACGGCATGCAACATCCGCAAGCGGCCGGGTGGTCAAGTGGATTTCTTCCAGCACGCTTTCAAGCCACCGTCGTCGATCCGAACCAGGGAATCCAAAATATCGAAATGCCCGAAGGGGTCGGGAACGAACGGCGACGACAAGAATTATCAGTGATCCGCAAGTTGAACCGCCGGTTTATGGATTCTATCGGCCAGCACAGCGAATTAGAGGCCCGCATTCGAAGTTACGAAACGGCGTTTCTGATGCAAACCTCCGCCCCGGAGTTGTTTGACATCGATTCCGAAACAATGGAGACGATGCAGTTGTACGGGCTAGGGGACGACGCCACAAGCACCGTCGGTCGTGGCTGTCTGCTAGCGCGACGCATGGTGGAACGGGGAGTTCGCTTTGTGCAGATTCGTGTGGGCGGATGGGATGCGCATGGAAACATCGCCGGAAATCACAAGCGAATGGCCAAACGAACGGATCAGCCAATTGGCGGGTTATTGCAAGACCTCAAACGCCGGGGTTTGCTCGACTCCACACTCGTGGTGTGGGGCGGCGAATTTGGCCGCACACCGACCATGGAAGGGCGGGGCAAAGGTCGCGATCATTCGCCAGCCGCCTATTCTGTTTGGCTTGCCGGCGGCGGCGTGACGGGAGGGAAAATCATTGGCGAAACCGATCCGATCGGCTACGTCGTGACGCAACGTCCAGTCAAACCGACCGATTTGCACGCAACCATCTTATCGGCAACCGGGCTGGATTCCGACCGGTTGATTTTCGATCACCACGGCCTGAAAGAAACCCCACTGGGCGTCACTGGGGGCGGGGTCGTGCAAGAAGTGTTCTCCTGA
- a CDS encoding class I adenylate-forming enzyme family protein has translation MPLSGSPLDKPFQLFDLLRRGLESNADGVAIASLDKQDTWRDLSRASDRLAANLLGLGLQAGDRVASLMPNCDALLVHYIACVKAGLVATPLNYRYQAPEIDHALEVSEASILLAHAERDADIAKTKLAAKLPLGVIGYGASDGRSRTYEAFIKQDPPAIELRAPDPAAPAIIFFTSGSTGPAKGVTHSFETFGWLVASIIESFELTQNDIVLPGSSLSHIAGLSLSLAAVAAGARISIARTFDGDELLSVLRKDGPTVLMMLPAALFSLARDNGATREDFTSLRLCVSGGDKVSAELEREFTELAGFRIDEGYGMSEIGWATLNPPSGLNKLGSIGTLNPGYAASIRNENGKELAAGEDGRLWIKSPSDMVRYWNQPEATEVTFQDGWLDTGDQMRIDDDGYLWFRGRKKQIIVHDGSNIAPQEVEEALLEHPAVETVGVVGVYNLVHGENVRAYITLRDDAARPTSQALIRFARERVGYKAPEEIVVLREMPVNPAGKVDRVTLKRMAEEQHADTALR, from the coding sequence ATGCCGCTGTCAGGATCACCGCTGGACAAGCCGTTCCAACTTTTCGATCTGCTTCGCCGAGGCCTGGAGTCAAATGCAGACGGTGTTGCGATTGCCTCGCTGGATAAGCAGGACACGTGGCGCGATCTGTCCCGCGCGAGCGACCGTCTGGCGGCCAACCTGCTTGGACTGGGACTGCAGGCCGGGGATCGAGTTGCTTCGCTAATGCCAAACTGCGATGCGCTTCTGGTGCATTACATCGCGTGCGTGAAGGCGGGGCTCGTGGCCACGCCGCTTAACTACCGCTATCAAGCGCCTGAGATTGACCATGCGCTTGAGGTCAGTGAAGCCTCGATCCTGCTGGCCCACGCGGAACGTGACGCCGACATCGCCAAGACGAAGCTCGCGGCCAAACTACCGCTGGGAGTAATAGGCTATGGGGCCAGCGACGGGCGCAGCCGGACCTACGAGGCATTCATCAAACAAGATCCTCCCGCTATTGAGCTTCGCGCGCCCGATCCGGCAGCGCCGGCAATTATTTTCTTCACATCGGGCAGCACCGGCCCAGCAAAAGGGGTGACGCATTCCTTTGAGACGTTTGGCTGGCTCGTCGCAAGTATTATAGAAAGCTTCGAGCTTACGCAGAATGACATAGTGCTCCCGGGCTCATCGCTCTCCCATATCGCTGGCCTCAGCCTATCGTTGGCAGCCGTTGCCGCAGGGGCGCGTATCAGTATCGCGCGGACCTTCGACGGTGACGAGCTGTTGTCGGTTCTCCGCAAGGACGGGCCGACGGTGCTTATGATGTTGCCCGCTGCACTGTTCAGCTTGGCACGGGACAACGGCGCAACGAGAGAGGATTTCACCTCGCTACGGCTCTGCGTCTCCGGTGGGGACAAGGTCTCAGCCGAACTGGAGCGGGAATTTACGGAGCTAGCGGGTTTCCGGATTGACGAGGGCTACGGCATGAGCGAGATCGGTTGGGCCACGCTCAATCCTCCCTCGGGCCTCAACAAGCTCGGTTCGATCGGAACGCTCAATCCCGGCTATGCAGCCTCGATTCGGAATGAGAACGGTAAGGAGCTGGCTGCTGGTGAAGACGGTCGCCTATGGATCAAGTCACCGTCCGATATGGTGCGGTACTGGAATCAGCCAGAGGCGACGGAAGTCACATTCCAGGACGGCTGGCTTGATACCGGCGATCAGATGAGGATTGATGATGACGGTTATCTTTGGTTTCGCGGTCGCAAGAAGCAGATTATTGTGCACGATGGCTCCAACATCGCCCCTCAGGAGGTGGAGGAGGCGCTACTCGAACATCCTGCTGTGGAGACCGTAGGTGTCGTGGGCGTATACAATCTCGTGCACGGGGAGAATGTGCGGGCCTATATTACCTTGCGAGACGACGCAGCACGACCGACCAGCCAGGCGCTCATTCGCTTCGCTCGCGAGCGGGTCGGGTACAAAGCGCCTGAGGAGATCGTGGTTCTTAGGGAGATGCCTGTGAATCCCGCAGGCAAAGTGGACCGTGTCACCCTGAAGAGAATGGCCGAGGAACAGCACGCTGATACGGCGCTTAGGTAG